A single region of the Duganella sp. BuS-21 genome encodes:
- a CDS encoding 2-dehydro-3-deoxy-6-phosphogalactonate aldolase, protein MTTPSHPTTPLVAILRGLDPAEAVDVAKVLYGAGFRALEVPLNRPGAIEAIAAIVKLDLPDTLVGGGTMLNVGHVEAVHAAGGRLLVSPNCVPAVIRRAADLGMYCAPGVATPTEAFAALDAGAHALKIFPAESVGHGGIKALKSVLPAGTPVWPVGGVSPETMADWVKAGATGFGIGGALYTPGVTLEQLAERAAAFVGTWRALAV, encoded by the coding sequence ATGACTACTCCATCCCACCCCACCACGCCGCTGGTCGCCATTCTGCGCGGCCTCGATCCCGCCGAGGCGGTCGATGTCGCCAAGGTGCTGTACGGCGCCGGCTTCCGCGCGTTGGAAGTGCCGCTCAACCGTCCCGGCGCGATCGAGGCGATTGCCGCCATCGTCAAGCTGGACCTGCCGGATACGCTGGTGGGCGGTGGCACCATGCTGAATGTCGGCCACGTGGAAGCCGTACACGCCGCCGGCGGCCGCCTGCTGGTGTCGCCGAACTGCGTGCCGGCCGTGATCCGCCGCGCCGCCGACCTGGGCATGTATTGCGCGCCGGGCGTGGCCACGCCGACCGAGGCGTTTGCCGCGCTGGACGCGGGCGCACACGCGCTGAAGATTTTCCCGGCCGAGTCGGTCGGCCACGGCGGCATCAAGGCGCTGAAAAGCGTGCTGCCGGCCGGTACGCCGGTGTGGCCGGTGGGCGGCGTCTCGCCCGAGACCATGGCGGACTGGGTCAAGGCCGGCGCCACCGGTTTCGGCATCGGCGGTGCGCTGTACACGCCGGGCGTGACGCTGGAACAGTTGGCCGAACGCGCGGCCGCTTTCGTCGGCACCTGGCGTGCTTTGGCCGTATGA
- a CDS encoding MFS transporter: MSAAVPLTPARERLVLWLLALTQFTVIMDFMVMMPLAPQLMQAFQIEPAAVSGAVSAYAWCAGISGLAAAMYIDRFDRRKLLLIVFALFTLSNLACAAAPNFHVLVLSRAFAGLTGGILGAIVMAIIGDLIPVHRRGAATGIVMTSFSLASVAGVPTGVMLAAHYGWASPFYILVLCSLPILGLAARTLPALDSHLPNRAPLSAALPNLIALYREPAHIKAFLLSAINMTTGMMVIPFISPVLVSNVGLQPADITYIYLAGGIATLFTARMIGQWSDRYGAQKVYRIVSLLLIAPLLFITHMPVMPLLGVMLFFPFFMVLASGRTIPMQALMTTVPDPVRRGAFLSANAAVQQVGTGFGALLGGLTLHTEAAGHITGYGLNGWIAVGLVLLAVLWVGRVRGAANMAAPVAEPKAA, translated from the coding sequence ATGAGCGCCGCCGTTCCCTTGACGCCGGCGCGCGAGCGCCTGGTGCTGTGGCTGCTGGCGCTGACCCAGTTCACTGTCATCATGGATTTCATGGTGATGATGCCGCTGGCGCCGCAGCTGATGCAGGCCTTTCAGATCGAGCCGGCCGCCGTCTCCGGCGCGGTCTCGGCCTACGCCTGGTGCGCCGGCATCTCCGGCCTGGCCGCCGCCATGTATATCGACCGCTTCGACCGCAGGAAGCTGCTGCTGATCGTGTTCGCCCTGTTCACGCTGTCCAACCTGGCCTGCGCCGCCGCGCCGAATTTCCACGTGCTGGTGTTGTCGCGCGCCTTTGCCGGGCTGACCGGCGGCATCCTCGGCGCCATCGTCATGGCCATCATCGGCGACCTGATTCCCGTACATCGCCGTGGCGCCGCCACCGGCATCGTGATGACTTCGTTCAGCCTGGCCTCGGTGGCCGGCGTGCCGACCGGCGTGATGCTGGCCGCGCACTATGGCTGGGCCTCGCCGTTTTATATCCTCGTGCTGTGCTCGCTGCCCATCCTGGGGCTGGCCGCACGCACGCTGCCGGCGCTGGACAGCCATCTGCCGAATCGCGCGCCGCTGTCGGCCGCGCTGCCCAACCTGATCGCCCTATACCGCGAGCCCGCGCACATCAAGGCTTTCCTGCTGTCGGCCATCAATATGACCACGGGCATGATGGTGATCCCCTTTATCTCGCCTGTGTTGGTCAGCAATGTCGGCCTGCAGCCGGCCGATATCACCTATATCTACCTGGCCGGCGGCATTGCCACGCTGTTCACCGCGCGCATGATCGGCCAGTGGTCGGACCGTTACGGCGCGCAGAAGGTGTACCGCATCGTATCCCTGCTGTTAATTGCGCCGCTGCTGTTCATCACCCACATGCCGGTGATGCCGCTGCTGGGCGTGATGCTGTTCTTCCCGTTCTTCATGGTGCTGGCGTCGGGGCGGACGATTCCGATGCAGGCGCTGATGACCACGGTGCCGGATCCGGTCCGGCGCGGCGCTTTCCTCAGCGCCAACGCGGCGGTGCAGCAGGTGGGCACCGGCTTCGGTGCGCTGCTGGGCGGACTGACCCTGCATACCGAGGCCGCCGGCCACATCACCGGCTACGGCTTGAACGGCTGGATCGCGGTGGGGCTGGTGCTGTTGGCGGTATTGTGGGTGGGGCGGGTACGCGGCGCCGCGAACATGGCGGCGCCGGTGGCAGAGCCGAAAGCGGCCTAG
- a CDS encoding glucokinase: protein MKQAEVEQKLNRTAFADGPRLLADIGATHARFALQTAPGEFRAVRVLKCDDYPDIVAMLRSYLADHTGVNLNHAALAVANPVSGDYIRMTNRDWEFSTDEVRRVLGLHTLLVVNDFTALAMSLPGLKPADLMQVGGGKPASNSVIGVLGPGTGLGVSGVIPTVDGFVTLGSEGGHTNFAPADEREYAILQYAWQTWSHVSTERLISGPGMEIIYRAIAKRNGRQVRDLTSQEIISGALTDKDPLCLEVLECFCAMLGGATANLAVTLGAFGGMFIGGGIVPRLGDWFTTSPFRARFEAKGRFTSYLAEIPTYVITTPNPAFYGVATILSEHLRGRSGANTLMERVQHLQHELTPAEQRVAQLVLEQPRLVLNEPIADIARLAEVSQPTVIRFCRSLGFLGLADFKLKFASSLTGAIPVRHSQVRVSDSTHDLSAKVIDNTVSAILKFRDQLDVRSLDKAIALVAKAKRVEFYAMGNSRVVALDGQHKFFRFRIPTSAYGDSHLLTLAAELLNPGDVVIAISNSGKLPDLLAAVDAARAAGADVIAITSSNSPLAKKASVCLTVDHTEDSTTFLSMISRILQLLLIDILSVGISLDAQNSRLVVEHKAGSGEADNRRLLISHLDG from the coding sequence ATGAAACAAGCAGAAGTAGAACAAAAGCTCAATCGCACCGCCTTCGCCGACGGCCCGCGCCTGCTGGCCGACATCGGTGCCACCCACGCCCGCTTCGCCCTGCAGACCGCCCCCGGCGAGTTCCGCGCGGTGCGCGTGCTGAAGTGCGATGACTACCCGGACATCGTGGCCATGCTGCGCTCCTACCTGGCCGACCACACCGGCGTCAACCTGAACCACGCGGCGCTGGCGGTGGCCAACCCGGTCAGCGGCGACTACATCCGCATGACCAACCGCGACTGGGAGTTCTCTACCGACGAAGTGCGTCGCGTGCTCGGCCTGCACACGCTGCTGGTGGTGAATGACTTCACCGCGCTGGCGATGTCGCTGCCGGGTCTCAAGCCGGCCGACCTGATGCAGGTGGGCGGCGGCAAGCCGGCCTCCAATTCCGTGATCGGCGTGCTGGGACCGGGCACCGGCCTCGGCGTATCGGGCGTGATCCCGACGGTGGACGGCTTCGTCACGCTCGGCTCCGAAGGCGGCCACACCAATTTCGCGCCGGCCGACGAGCGCGAATACGCCATCCTGCAATACGCATGGCAAACCTGGTCGCACGTATCGACCGAGCGCCTGATCTCCGGCCCCGGCATGGAAATCATCTACCGCGCCATCGCCAAGCGCAACGGCCGCCAGGTGCGCGACCTGACGTCGCAGGAAATCATCTCCGGCGCGCTGACCGACAAAGACCCGCTATGCCTGGAAGTGCTGGAATGCTTCTGCGCCATGCTGGGCGGCGCCACCGCCAACCTGGCGGTGACGCTGGGCGCCTTCGGCGGCATGTTCATCGGCGGCGGCATTGTGCCGCGCCTGGGCGACTGGTTCACCACCTCGCCGTTCCGCGCGCGCTTTGAAGCCAAGGGCCGCTTCACCAGCTACCTGGCCGAGATTCCAACCTACGTCATCACCACGCCGAATCCGGCGTTCTACGGCGTGGCGACGATTTTGTCCGAGCACCTGCGCGGACGCAGCGGCGCCAACACGCTGATGGAGCGCGTGCAGCATCTGCAGCACGAACTGACGCCGGCCGAGCAGCGCGTGGCGCAGCTGGTGCTGGAGCAGCCGCGCCTGGTGTTGAACGAACCGATCGCCGACATCGCGCGCCTGGCCGAAGTCAGCCAGCCGACCGTGATCCGCTTCTGCCGCTCGCTGGGCTTCCTCGGTCTGGCCGACTTCAAGCTGAAATTCGCCAGCAGCCTGACCGGCGCGATACCGGTGCGCCACAGCCAGGTGCGCGTCAGCGACAGCACGCACGACCTGAGCGCCAAGGTCATCGATAATACGGTTTCCGCGATTCTGAAATTCCGCGACCAGCTGGACGTGCGTTCGCTGGACAAGGCGATCGCCCTGGTGGCGAAAGCCAAGCGCGTGGAGTTTTACGCCATGGGCAATTCGCGCGTGGTGGCGCTGGACGGCCAGCACAAATTCTTCCGCTTCCGCATTCCGACCTCGGCCTATGGCGACTCGCACCTGCTGACGCTGGCGGCCGAGCTGCTCAATCCGGGCGACGTGGTGATTGCCATCTCCAATTCCGGCAAGCTGCCGGACCTGCTGGCGGCGGTCGATGCGGCGCGCGCGGCCGGCGCCGACGTCATCGCCATCACCTCCAGCAACTCGCCGCTGGCCAAGAAGGCCAGCGTCTGCCTGACGGTCGATCACACGGAAGACAGCACCACTTTCCTGTCGATGATCTCGCGCATCCTGCAGCTGCTGCTGATCGACATCCTCTCGGTCGGCATCTCGCTGGACGCGCAGAACTCGCGCTTGGTGGTCGAACACAAGGCCGGCAGCGGCGAGGCGGACAACCGCCGCCTGCTGATCTCCCACCTCGACGGCTAA
- a CDS encoding SMP-30/gluconolactonase/LRE family protein produces MSKHDVQCLWQVKAQLGEGPLWVAEQNRLYFVDLKNQTLHAQDVVTGARRSWAMPDYICWLIARRDGDGFMAGLRDGIARVWLEPELRIEYLHRPFPAGSGLRMNDAKVDSAGRIWAGSMHNTDYAQDIGILFRLDTDQQLHAMDRGYHICNGPAFSLDGTTMYHTDSFEGRTYAYPLAADGTLGEPRVWRQFGDGEGSPDGMTVDSEGCVWIAQWGGSRVCRYSAVGELLETIAVPVRNPASCTFGGADLKTLYITTASEDNTPEQLAAHPLTGAVFAVQVDIAGVPAGRFG; encoded by the coding sequence ATGAGCAAGCATGACGTGCAGTGTCTGTGGCAAGTGAAAGCGCAATTGGGCGAGGGCCCGCTGTGGGTGGCGGAGCAGAACCGCCTGTACTTCGTCGACCTGAAGAACCAGACCCTGCACGCGCAGGATGTGGTCACTGGTGCGCGCCGCAGCTGGGCCATGCCCGACTACATCTGCTGGCTGATCGCGCGCCGCGACGGCGACGGTTTCATGGCCGGCCTGCGCGACGGCATCGCCCGCGTGTGGCTGGAGCCGGAGCTGCGCATCGAGTATCTGCACCGTCCGTTCCCGGCCGGCAGCGGCTTGCGCATGAACGACGCCAAGGTCGATAGCGCCGGTCGCATCTGGGCCGGTTCCATGCACAACACCGACTACGCGCAGGACATCGGCATCCTGTTCCGCCTCGATACCGACCAGCAGCTGCACGCGATGGACCGGGGCTACCACATCTGCAACGGCCCGGCCTTCAGCCTGGACGGCACCACCATGTACCACACCGACAGCTTTGAAGGCCGCACCTACGCCTATCCGCTGGCGGCCGACGGTACGCTGGGCGAGCCGCGCGTGTGGCGCCAGTTCGGCGACGGCGAAGGTTCGCCGGACGGCATGACGGTCGACAGCGAAGGCTGCGTGTGGATCGCGCAATGGGGCGGCAGCCGGGTGTGCCGCTATTCGGCCGTGGGCGAGTTGCTGGAAACGATCGCCGTACCGGTCCGCAATCCGGCCTCCTGCACGTTTGGCGGCGCCGACCTGAAGACGCTGTACATCACCACCGCCAGCGAAGACAACACGCCCGAGCAACTGGCAGCGCATCCGCTGACCGGCGCCGTGTTCGCCGTGCAGGTCGACATCGCCGGTGTGCCGGCCGGCCGTTTCGGCTAA
- a CDS encoding 2-dehydro-3-deoxygalactonokinase has product MNKNIVGIDWGTSNRRAYLIAQTGACLAEHEDGEGMLAVGSRDKFGPSLAGVLESMQLMPDLPVIMSGMVGSASGWQEVDYLDASVPLEQLPQHLAAVTDPAWAGRGYIVPGYVYRNGASADVMRGEETQLLGAVVLGHRDGWIVLPGTHSKWVLLRDGVIQSIATYMTGELFAMLSKGGTLSAMMSGDAADAEGFVTGLNQAARNEPLSNSLFRVRAGVVSRAAPAQQAAATVSGLLIGAEFAAARDAQQGITVIGSPALAARYDVAARHVGLQCSVLDPHLVYCTAISQFLKA; this is encoded by the coding sequence GTGAACAAGAATATTGTGGGAATTGATTGGGGCACCAGCAACCGGCGTGCCTATCTGATCGCTCAAACCGGCGCCTGCCTGGCCGAACATGAGGACGGCGAGGGCATGCTGGCCGTCGGCAGCCGCGACAAGTTCGGCCCGTCGCTGGCCGGCGTGCTGGAGTCGATGCAGCTGATGCCGGACCTGCCGGTGATCATGTCGGGCATGGTCGGCAGCGCTTCGGGCTGGCAGGAAGTCGATTACCTGGACGCCTCGGTGCCGCTGGAGCAGTTGCCGCAGCACCTGGCCGCCGTCACCGATCCGGCCTGGGCCGGCCGTGGCTACATCGTTCCCGGTTATGTTTATCGCAACGGCGCCTCGGCCGACGTCATGCGCGGCGAGGAGACCCAGCTGCTGGGCGCGGTGGTGCTCGGCCATCGCGACGGCTGGATCGTGCTGCCGGGCACCCACAGCAAGTGGGTGCTGCTGCGCGATGGCGTGATCCAGTCGATTGCCACCTATATGACCGGCGAGCTGTTCGCCATGTTGTCCAAGGGCGGCACCCTGTCGGCGATGATGAGCGGCGATGCCGCCGACGCCGAAGGCTTCGTCACCGGCCTGAACCAGGCGGCGCGCAACGAGCCGCTGTCCAATTCCCTGTTCCGCGTGCGAGCGGGCGTGGTGTCGCGTGCGGCGCCGGCGCAGCAGGCGGCGGCCACGGTCAGCGGCTTGCTGATCGGTGCCGAGTTCGCCGCCGCGCGCGACGCGCAGCAGGGCATCACCGTCATCGGTTCGCCGGCGCTGGCCGCGCGCTACGACGTCGCCGCCCGCCATGTCGGCCTACAGTGTTCCGTGCTCGATCCGCACCTGGTGTATTGCACCGCCATTTCCCAATTCCTGAAAGCCTGA
- a CDS encoding PadR family transcriptional regulator produces MPRPDHHHPHPPHHPHHPHHPHHGHEGGPRGRGPKMFDAGAMRYVVLQLIAEKPRHGYEIIKELEQRSGGGYSPSPGAIYPLLSMLLDMGHVVATPEGNKKLHTITPEGEAFLADNRQFVDAILARMAEGDAHREGLRNAMHELKHAAIEQARASNHSPERIEQIRAILRQAVADINAL; encoded by the coding sequence ATGCCGCGTCCCGATCACCACCATCCTCACCCTCCCCATCATCCTCATCATCCTCATCATCCTCATCACGGTCATGAAGGCGGTCCACGCGGTCGCGGGCCGAAGATGTTCGACGCCGGCGCCATGCGCTACGTGGTGCTGCAACTGATCGCCGAGAAGCCGCGTCATGGCTATGAGATCATCAAGGAGCTGGAGCAGCGCTCCGGCGGCGGCTATTCGCCCAGCCCGGGCGCCATCTATCCGCTGCTGTCGATGCTGCTCGATATGGGCCACGTCGTCGCTACACCGGAAGGCAACAAGAAGCTGCATACGATTACGCCGGAAGGCGAGGCCTTCCTGGCCGATAACCGCCAGTTCGTCGACGCCATCCTGGCCCGCATGGCCGAAGGCGATGCGCATCGCGAGGGCTTGCGCAACGCCATGCACGAGCTGAAGCATGCCGCCATCGAGCAGGCCCGCGCCAGCAACCACAGTCCTGAACGCATCGAGCAGATCCGCGCCATCCTGCGCCAGGCCGTCGCCGATATCAACGCGCTATGA